In Candidatus Zixiibacteriota bacterium, the following are encoded in one genomic region:
- a CDS encoding DEAD/DEAH box helicase: protein MKISTLAEYGLPQILIDAWGEKQGDELLPLQERAIREHGLLSGGSLIISAPTSSGKTFCGELAAASALSQRKKAVFLVPLKALAEERYREFREKYEPLGIRTVVSTHDHFESDRDIEKGKFDLSVIIYEKFNQMLLRNLDLLKSIDLIVIDELQMLADESRGAVLEMIILKILSTSFGCRIIGLSAVMSNAADIAEWIGARLMVESHRPVELRQGVLYNGTFSYRCFNSCERGVESMSPLEDATPVEILLENVAHLANDGDQVLVFLKSKSSCVQLAAMLAERSSFWSCESAAEELAVGDMTVLCEPLMNAVRQGIAFHHADLSYRERHIVERHYMAGDIRVVFATTTLALGLNLPAQTVFLETYRYRQGDYTGKPVIEPLSWSDYENMCGRAGRLKFPSSYGRSIIISESEIECEMLWRNYIRGKPESLTGQLFSRQLPDLLLDAIVSRCARDRASVVSLLQGAFSVMPEEMPQQIDSIIAELCTEELIHECEGVLVPTTYGQRLAHQGISVATGVNLRKLFESNEDFSEIVWLFELADSFEGKRVLLSNNLREDVEQHLLDEFKSRITGSQSLTKRLVSIIENPGRIGRETISRLRLVLALCDWMAGRDLMEIEQRYRLCAGTICNAGETIAWLAEGAFHLMGALGIDRKRRLRLKKLAFEVKHGLPVSVRKLHAIVINHLSRRDLLLLAGEGISTVGSFLSSDRDFLASLIGHSRLEEVMRNSIEKRSSNRTEVSGREYGGGPGRVKLHLSGSMVRDRFRVMYCSAPLLLTAKSFKYLFKLAAQRKLDAEGWVDKEDLEPGFNQARYLYNLKRELSVQRDNGNEVIENDRRGGYRLNLPPNEIGFDFSTLSGSDDYEVAEISKRLMSMS from the coding sequence GTGAAAATATCAACACTGGCGGAATATGGATTGCCGCAGATACTGATCGATGCGTGGGGGGAGAAGCAGGGAGATGAGTTGCTTCCTCTCCAGGAACGAGCTATCAGGGAGCATGGTCTTCTTAGTGGCGGATCACTGATCATATCTGCGCCGACATCGTCAGGCAAGACATTCTGCGGCGAGCTTGCTGCAGCAAGCGCCCTTTCGCAGCGGAAGAAGGCGGTCTTCCTTGTACCACTTAAGGCTTTGGCCGAGGAGCGTTATCGTGAGTTCAGGGAAAAATATGAGCCGCTCGGCATCCGGACAGTTGTCTCGACGCACGATCATTTCGAGAGTGATCGGGATATCGAAAAGGGGAAGTTCGATCTCAGTGTAATAATCTATGAGAAGTTCAACCAGATGCTGCTCCGCAATCTTGATCTTCTCAAATCGATAGACCTGATCGTTATCGACGAGCTTCAGATGCTGGCTGATGAGAGTCGTGGTGCTGTCCTCGAAATGATAATCCTGAAAATACTGAGTACATCTTTCGGGTGCCGGATTATCGGTCTCTCTGCGGTTATGAGCAATGCTGCCGACATCGCGGAGTGGATCGGTGCACGGCTGATGGTTGAATCTCACAGACCGGTCGAGTTGAGACAAGGGGTTCTTTATAACGGTACGTTCTCGTATCGCTGTTTCAATTCGTGCGAGCGCGGGGTTGAGAGTATGTCGCCGCTCGAAGATGCGACTCCAGTGGAGATTCTTCTCGAGAACGTCGCCCATCTTGCGAACGATGGCGATCAGGTTTTGGTGTTTTTGAAGAGTAAGAGTTCGTGCGTTCAGTTGGCCGCCATGCTTGCGGAGCGGTCGTCGTTCTGGTCCTGCGAATCTGCAGCCGAAGAGCTTGCGGTGGGCGATATGACAGTCCTCTGCGAGCCATTGATGAACGCTGTCAGGCAGGGCATAGCATTTCATCATGCCGATCTCTCGTATCGCGAGAGGCACATCGTCGAGCGGCATTATATGGCGGGTGATATCAGGGTGGTGTTTGCCACAACAACGCTTGCGCTCGGTTTGAATCTTCCCGCACAGACGGTTTTTCTCGAAACGTACAGATATCGCCAGGGAGACTATACGGGCAAACCTGTGATCGAACCTCTCTCATGGAGCGATTATGAGAATATGTGTGGCCGCGCCGGAAGGCTGAAATTCCCCAGCAGCTACGGTCGCTCGATCATCATTTCCGAGAGTGAGATCGAATGCGAGATGCTCTGGAGGAATTATATCCGTGGCAAACCGGAATCGCTGACCGGGCAGTTGTTTTCGCGTCAACTTCCCGACTTGCTTCTCGATGCTATCGTTTCGAGATGCGCCAGAGATCGTGCATCTGTTGTAAGTCTGCTGCAGGGGGCGTTCAGCGTAATGCCGGAGGAGATGCCGCAGCAGATCGATAGTATCATCGCGGAACTCTGCACCGAAGAACTGATCCACGAATGCGAAGGTGTTCTTGTGCCTACTACCTATGGGCAGAGGCTCGCTCATCAGGGGATATCTGTGGCAACGGGAGTCAATCTCCGCAAGCTGTTCGAATCGAATGAGGATTTCTCTGAAATAGTCTGGCTCTTCGAATTGGCAGACAGTTTTGAAGGGAAGCGCGTACTCCTCTCGAATAATCTCAGGGAAGATGTTGAACAGCATCTTCTCGATGAATTTAAGTCGCGGATCACAGGAAGCCAGTCACTTACGAAACGACTTGTGAGTATTATTGAGAATCCCGGAAGAATTGGCAGAGAAACGATTTCGCGACTTAGGCTGGTACTCGCCCTCTGTGACTGGATGGCGGGCCGAGATCTCATGGAAATCGAGCAGCGCTACCGTCTCTGTGCGGGGACGATCTGTAATGCAGGGGAGACTATCGCCTGGCTTGCAGAGGGAGCATTTCATCTGATGGGGGCACTTGGCATCGATCGCAAGCGAAGGCTGCGGCTAAAGAAGCTTGCATTTGAGGTGAAGCACGGCTTGCCGGTGTCTGTGCGCAAGCTGCACGCAATAGTGATAAATCATCTATCAAGAAGGGACCTTCTGTTATTGGCGGGGGAAGGGATTTCGACTGTCGGATCATTCCTCTCAAGTGACAGGGACTTTCTTGCAAGTTTAATTGGACACTCGAGGTTGGAGGAAGTCATGAGAAATTCGATCGAGAAGCGCTCTTCGAACAGAACCGAAGTCTCAGGGCGCGAGTATGGTGGTGGTCCGGGGAGAGTTAAGTTGCATCTCTCTGGGTCGATGGTGCGGGACAGGTTTCGTGTGATGTATTGTAGTGCACCACTGTTACTTACGGCCAAGAGCTTTAAGTATCTCTTTAAGTTAGCTGCGCAGAGAAAACTGGATGCCGAGGGCTGGGTAGACAAGGAAGATCTTGAGCCGGGATTCAATCAGGCTCGTTATCTCTACAATCTGAAGAGAGAGCTTTCAGTGCAACGCGACAATGGAAACGAAGTCATCGAAAATGACCGGCGCGGAGGATACAGGCTGAACCTACCTCCGAATGAAATCGGCTTCGACTTCTCAACGCTGAGCGGATCAGATGACTACGAAGTCGCCGAGATTTCGAAGCGCCTTATGTCTATGTCTTAG
- a CDS encoding putative Ig domain-containing protein: MRIIILLASFVFVVLLSALPAVAEDGSPGHDHKIVKASDLDKMSPEELREYIQECHDMCRIGKAERLQKARNAQAENFTKQAAVSQWQYDANYYDIYFDINFTTEIIDGYVTMMATSLFDGLTSVEIDLYFSMIIDSIVQNGSQIAYSRSGDLVTANLDAGYDDGDQFTITTYYRGHPTEGGFQAFEFSSHGSPATDIATTLSEPYFARTWWPCKDYPDDKADSVDITIRHPVEFVCASNGTLVSIINNFDGTATTHWHEQYPITTYLVSICVTNYQTFSNWYVSMEGDSMPVDYWVYPENWSPANSAYPVTVDMIGALAPVMGEYPFIEEKYAMSQFTWGGAMEHQTNTSMSSSAYYESIIVHELGHQWYGDMITCENWHEIWMNEGFASYVEALWVESQSGATAYKNYMNGMRYTSGGTIYCQDTTSVWSIFSSRVYDKGAWAVHMLRHIVGDATFFDILATYYDDPRYKWGDITSLEFRDLCEDVSGIDLHDYFDDWIFGEYYPKYRYSYTYAPAGSGNYYVYLHLRQEQTTNPQVFDMPVDVDVWDGTAYHPFVVQNDQRGQNYILYMTGAANPPQSISVDRNDWILKTASSETLKFHLFYDPLADGTQFAPYLDSVIAKGGATPYSYSIIAGSLPTGVELGAATGKFTGTPTESGLFTFTVRAAENGLDFEQAEYTLFIGESTYIPGDADGSGTVDLDDAVYLISYIFTGGPAPTPIDSGDADGSCAVDIDDVVYLIAYIFTGGPDSLEGCVTAK; encoded by the coding sequence GTGCGCATCATCATTCTGCTAGCATCATTTGTTTTCGTTGTTCTTTTGTCTGCACTTCCTGCGGTTGCCGAGGATGGCAGTCCCGGGCACGACCACAAAATCGTGAAGGCGTCTGATCTTGACAAGATGTCGCCTGAAGAGCTGAGAGAATACATTCAGGAATGCCACGATATGTGCAGAATCGGCAAGGCTGAGAGACTGCAGAAGGCACGCAATGCACAGGCTGAGAACTTCACCAAGCAGGCGGCCGTATCGCAATGGCAATATGACGCCAACTACTATGATATCTACTTCGACATTAATTTCACCACGGAGATCATTGACGGCTATGTCACTATGATGGCCACCAGTCTCTTTGACGGCCTGACTTCAGTGGAGATTGATCTCTATTTCAGCATGATTATCGATTCGATTGTTCAGAATGGCTCTCAGATTGCATACAGCAGATCGGGAGATCTTGTGACGGCCAATCTTGATGCTGGATACGATGACGGTGATCAATTTACTATCACGACATACTACCGTGGCCACCCGACGGAAGGCGGCTTCCAGGCATTCGAGTTTTCAAGTCACGGAAGCCCGGCAACCGACATTGCGACTACGTTGAGCGAGCCATATTTTGCCCGTACATGGTGGCCCTGCAAGGACTACCCGGACGATAAAGCTGATTCTGTTGATATCACAATCAGGCATCCCGTTGAATTTGTTTGTGCTTCGAATGGTACACTTGTCTCGATCATCAACAATTTTGATGGTACCGCGACAACTCACTGGCATGAGCAATATCCTATAACAACATATCTTGTGTCCATCTGTGTCACAAACTACCAGACGTTCTCGAACTGGTACGTCTCAATGGAAGGCGACAGCATGCCGGTAGATTACTGGGTGTATCCTGAGAACTGGTCGCCTGCTAATTCCGCCTATCCGGTCACCGTCGACATGATAGGGGCACTTGCCCCGGTGATGGGGGAGTACCCGTTCATCGAAGAGAAGTATGCGATGTCCCAATTTACCTGGGGCGGGGCGATGGAACATCAGACCAATACTTCAATGAGCTCCTCGGCGTACTACGAAAGCATTATCGTTCACGAACTAGGTCACCAGTGGTATGGCGACATGATAACCTGCGAGAACTGGCATGAAATCTGGATGAACGAGGGATTCGCATCGTATGTCGAAGCTCTCTGGGTTGAGTCGCAGTCAGGTGCCACCGCTTACAAGAACTACATGAACGGCATGCGATATACATCGGGTGGGACGATCTATTGTCAGGACACGACCAGCGTATGGTCAATCTTTTCCAGCCGCGTATATGACAAAGGCGCTTGGGCGGTTCACATGCTGAGGCATATCGTCGGCGATGCCACATTCTTTGATATTCTCGCCACGTATTACGATGATCCTCGTTACAAGTGGGGTGACATCACCTCGCTCGAATTCCGCGATCTTTGCGAGGATGTCTCAGGAATCGATCTGCATGACTACTTTGATGACTGGATTTTCGGCGAGTACTATCCTAAGTACAGATACTCGTACACGTATGCTCCGGCAGGTTCGGGCAACTACTATGTCTACCTGCATCTGCGACAGGAACAGACGACCAACCCGCAGGTTTTCGACATGCCGGTTGATGTCGATGTCTGGGATGGCACAGCATATCATCCGTTTGTCGTGCAAAACGACCAGCGCGGACAGAATTACATCCTGTATATGACGGGAGCAGCCAATCCGCCCCAGTCGATTTCGGTCGACCGCAACGATTGGATTCTTAAGACTGCCAGCTCGGAAACGCTGAAATTCCATCTATTCTACGATCCGCTGGCCGATGGCACTCAATTCGCACCTTATCTCGACTCGGTGATCGCCAAGGGTGGGGCGACGCCGTATTCGTATTCGATAATAGCCGGAAGCCTGCCGACCGGAGTGGAACTGGGAGCCGCGACCGGGAAGTTTACCGGCACTCCGACCGAGAGTGGCCTGTTCACATTCACGGTGAGAGCTGCCGAAAATGGGCTCGACTTTGAACAGGCTGAGTACACGCTATTTATCGGGGAATCGACCTATATTCCGGGCGATGCCGATGGTTCCGGCACCGTGGATCTGGACGACGCAGTCTATCTGATTTCGTACATATTCACCGGCGGACCGGCTCCGACTCCGATCGATTCCGGTGACGCTGACGGTAGCTGCGCTGTGGACATCGACGATGTCGTCTATCTGATAGCTTACATATTCACTGGCGGGCCAGATTCTCTTGAAGGGTGTGTAACGGCAAAATAG
- the lon gene encoding endopeptidase La, translating into MDNRNEIESAAYPVLPLLTTVVFPGSVATLHICRRQSISLIHERKETGKCVVLSLARDVLASEIKCDDLHEIGVLAHIVKIQESLKESLVVTFAAERRVRIQRFVTEEPYHTAYVEEANEDFGNPNEQFSFTKRIAELVGRLIGSDDRYSPEQCNLFDLSRDEPRFYCDTIANQLHITLEQKQRVLDALSVTERAGVLLGIVTEELGKATLERELKSKVELSIEKNQRETYLRRQLAEIRRQLGETDPDEKLVKEYLEKIEVSPNLPDHVRDRAFLETERLRNLSPASAEYGSAKGYLDLLLGLPWNKLQPEENSLSKIEEIITEGYYGHESVKTEILEYLAIRKLTADIRSPVLCLAGPPGTGKTSVAELIAKALNREFVNINAAGLTSVEEIRGRNRTFLGAVPGRIIRAFSNLKSCNPVILLDDLDKLSEHQLGYSLPFLFIDIIDPRQNRNFIDYYLGLPFDLSNAIFIATIESLDSIPDTLAERMEVIESIGFIEDEKVRIATNFIIPRLMKRHRLAPSDLKFSPNAVKRIVRYYTLESGLQGLKREIEVICRKCVRQKASSGKVSWKISERNLERYLGTPLYIPEVAETQPEVGLATGLAWTGSGGELMMVEGLRMPGAGNVFTTGSLGEVMRESIQAAHSYIRSKAELLSIDYADFGNYDVHIHFPSGGIPKDGPSAGLAVCVVIASVMSDCPIRNDIAVTGEVSLRGKVLTISGLREKVSAAHRAGIHNVAIPEGNRKDIKSLPSQLQDDMVFIFVETVEDVFEYTLLNFDPDVLSLQQMVQNEIVKATRNIRKQSQYGRGPASQKRKRSASNRKK; encoded by the coding sequence ATGGATAACCGGAACGAGATTGAATCTGCAGCGTATCCTGTGCTGCCCCTGCTCACCACTGTCGTTTTTCCCGGATCTGTTGCGACTTTGCACATTTGCAGAAGGCAGAGCATTAGTCTCATTCACGAGAGAAAAGAAACCGGTAAATGCGTCGTTCTGTCGCTTGCGCGAGATGTTCTTGCGAGTGAAATCAAGTGTGACGATTTGCACGAAATCGGTGTGCTCGCGCACATTGTCAAGATTCAGGAGTCGCTCAAAGAGAGCCTTGTAGTGACTTTCGCAGCGGAGAGGCGGGTCAGGATTCAGAGATTCGTTACGGAAGAACCGTACCATACCGCATACGTTGAAGAGGCGAACGAGGACTTCGGCAATCCCAACGAGCAGTTTTCATTTACGAAGCGGATTGCTGAACTTGTCGGGAGATTAATTGGAAGCGACGATCGCTATTCACCGGAGCAATGCAATCTATTCGATCTGTCGCGCGACGAACCGCGTTTCTACTGCGATACTATCGCCAATCAGCTGCACATCACGCTCGAACAGAAGCAGCGAGTCCTTGATGCACTCAGTGTGACCGAGCGCGCCGGCGTTCTTCTCGGCATTGTGACCGAAGAGCTGGGAAAGGCGACTCTGGAAAGGGAGTTGAAGTCCAAGGTGGAATTGTCAATCGAGAAGAACCAGCGAGAGACATACCTGAGACGGCAGCTTGCTGAAATCAGACGACAACTCGGCGAGACTGACCCCGATGAGAAGCTTGTCAAGGAGTACCTCGAAAAGATTGAAGTCAGCCCAAACCTTCCCGACCACGTGCGCGATCGTGCGTTTCTCGAAACAGAAAGATTGCGTAATCTCTCGCCGGCTTCCGCCGAATATGGTTCGGCAAAGGGCTACCTCGACTTGCTGTTAGGACTCCCCTGGAACAAGCTTCAGCCGGAAGAAAATAGCCTTTCTAAAATCGAAGAGATCATAACAGAAGGGTACTACGGCCACGAGTCTGTGAAGACGGAGATCCTGGAATATCTCGCAATCAGAAAGCTGACAGCAGATATTCGCTCGCCAGTACTTTGCCTCGCGGGGCCTCCTGGCACCGGGAAGACGTCGGTGGCGGAATTGATCGCCAAGGCGCTTAACAGGGAATTTGTAAATATCAATGCGGCTGGCCTGACATCGGTCGAGGAGATTCGAGGAAGGAACCGCACGTTCCTCGGAGCCGTTCCCGGCAGAATCATTCGCGCTTTCTCCAATCTGAAGAGCTGCAATCCAGTGATTTTGCTCGATGATCTCGACAAGCTTTCCGAGCATCAGCTCGGCTACAGTCTGCCGTTCCTTTTCATTGATATCATCGATCCCAGGCAGAACCGGAATTTCATCGATTACTATCTCGGGCTACCGTTCGATCTATCGAATGCGATCTTCATTGCCACCATCGAATCTCTCGATTCGATTCCCGATACGCTTGCTGAACGGATGGAGGTTATCGAATCGATCGGTTTCATCGAGGATGAGAAAGTCAGAATCGCGACGAACTTCATAATTCCAAGGCTCATGAAACGGCACAGACTTGCGCCATCAGACCTCAAGTTCTCACCGAATGCGGTGAAGAGAATCGTTAGATATTACACGCTCGAATCGGGGCTTCAGGGTCTCAAGCGAGAGATCGAAGTGATCTGCCGCAAATGTGTGAGACAGAAAGCGTCATCCGGCAAAGTGTCGTGGAAAATCAGTGAGAGGAATCTCGAACGGTATCTCGGCACGCCACTCTACATACCAGAGGTCGCGGAGACTCAGCCGGAAGTCGGACTGGCGACCGGTCTCGCCTGGACCGGATCGGGCGGTGAATTGATGATGGTTGAAGGGCTCCGCATGCCGGGAGCGGGTAACGTCTTTACGACAGGTTCTCTCGGCGAGGTAATGCGAGAGTCGATTCAGGCCGCGCACTCGTACATACGATCGAAAGCGGAACTCCTCAGCATCGACTACGCTGATTTCGGCAACTATGATGTCCATATACATTTCCCATCAGGCGGCATTCCGAAAGATGGTCCGTCGGCTGGTCTTGCGGTCTGTGTCGTGATAGCATCAGTGATGTCGGACTGTCCGATCAGAAACGATATCGCTGTCACCGGCGAGGTTTCGCTCAGAGGGAAGGTGCTGACCATCTCGGGCCTTCGGGAGAAAGTCTCGGCGGCTCACCGGGCGGGAATCCATAATGTCGCGATTCCGGAGGGCAACAGAAAAGATATCAAATCTCTGCCAAGTCAACTTCAGGATGACATGGTGTTTATCTTCGTCGAAACTGTCGAGGATGTGTTCGAGTATACACTGCTGAATTTTGATCCGGACGTGCTCTCGTTGCAGCAGATGGTGCAGAACGAAATCGTCAAGGCGACGAGGAATATCCGGAAGCAGAGCCAGTATGGTCGCGGCCCTGCGTCGCAGAAGAGGAAGCGATCCGCTTCCAACAGGAAGAAGTAG